The genomic window GGTAAGGCACTTATCgatatactttttctttcaattctcTAATCTTCTTcctaaattgtatattaataatttatctctagATAAGTTTGTCACGGaggtatagatatatattatcagctaaattaaagaatatctgACCGATACGTGTGCCTGCAATAacgcaatttatatttgtcgTATAATGTCCCTTTATCCCGTTACCTTCGCGTATTCTTCTTCCAATACTCTTCGATTAATCAAGAACATACATTAGACATACCTACATCAAATACGTTAGCGTCTCTTTAAGTCAATTTTACTCTGTTAGAATCGCATTACTATTCGTCAAGTTCTCCGAATAAATTATCGTCTACGaagcgattaaatattaatgagacTTGCATTGAGTCGGCAAAACATACGTCgcggcaaaaaaaatatatatttcgcgttATTTATTCGCACCGtatttttcgttatttcttaaatttaatcgaatttcGAGTTGCCCTCGATGTCGAGCATTCTTTTCTTCGACACAAGTGGCGCAGCATTCCTTcgcattttcagaaaatttaacaCAACATGTGTCCGCGAAGAACGTACACATGGGAGTTCATATATTCTCTCGGGTAGCATTCCGAGGATTTGAAGCTAAATCGTCCGCTTACAGGCGCGCAGGAAGTATCGCGGGGTGAGGGAAACGTAGCCGTTAGCAAAGAGCGGCGCCCACTCGATGCTCGAACCTGTTGCTGTCGTAGCTGTAAACACCTACGTATCGCCCGTACGAGCGTGTATGCATGcacgagggggaggggggaggggaggggggtaCGTAGGTTTACACGTGCGGGGATAAGCGCAACACCCAAGTACGACATATCGTAGATACGTACGTCGCACGTGGGCCGAGAGTACGTGCGCAGAAATGATATGGCGGGGATGACGATacgcgtgtatgtgtgcgcgtgCATACAtcgagaggagagaaaaaaaaatactctacGTACTCTCTTTATATCGGACAAGAGTCATGCGGCTTTCGCGCCGGTTTATCCCATCGGAATCACTTTGTGCTTGAGcgtgtttgaaaatttttccccTCTTTAATTGTATTCTCTCTATATTTGCTATTCCtttctctgtctgtctgtctctctctctctctctctctctctctctctctctctctatcattaattatacatctACTTTTTAACATATCCGGATAAATTAGAAAGTGATTTAACCAGGGAATAGCCCTTTCCCGCAGATTGCTTCATTCATAAATAAACAGGATAGGTCGGAAAACCATTACATAAGAAAGTGATttcttatgcaaaaataagctagaaattattcaaacgtgaatgaatttttcaaaattaattttcgaaaacGAATCTCgttctgtgaaaaaaaattttctacattttcgatttatttttgcgcgaaaaattcttttcaatcatATGACTCGCTCTGTATTATAATTGCCTCTTAATATACACGGAACGATACAGATGGGaattttacgattaattatCCTACGTCGAATTATATGGAGCATCCAGTTGCATTATATCTTCGATCGAGATTTCCGAGCTCTCTTCGAAACATCCGGTATAGCTGTACGATAAACGAGCGATCTTTTTACTAACATCATCCATCCACCAGATTCCCTGCGTCGTCGTGCGTCTCCtgcctctcttttcttctttcttttttgttccGTAGCTTCCACCTCGTCTCGCGCGCCCTTCTTCTCTTCTCGTCGTCCTCGCGCACGGTACCTTTAGCGACCACCACCTCCCGCTCTTCCTCTACCTtcgtctctttctccttcctttGCCTTCGTGTGGTATGTCCATGTCCATCCCGAGTGCCAGGTGTCATTTTCATTGCGGCCGTGCGAGAAGCGAGACGCGTGAGAACTTCCGGATGGTTTACGGCGCCCTTCCGGTCCTTCTATTATCCCATTTTAGTTTACCACCGCTCTGTATGCGTGAATCCCCGCCGTTCCGCTATATCAGCTTCAAAAACTTCCTTCGCCTTTCGTTACGCTCGCCTTTTCTTTCGCTCTTAGGACCGACGGAAGTAGGATAAAGAGATGCGTAGAAAATGCGTCGTACGGGAAATGCGATTAACGATCGGAAGCTCGCTTGAAATCCGAGTAAGATGGATGGATTATATAGGcgtgcttttaaaatattctaagagATGAAATCTCTTTTTCGACAATTGAAATTTACCTGCCTTTCAATACATAGATTAACCGCATTTGAATAgagatgatttaaaaaaattaatgcatcgagcttaaataaattcttatcttCTTATCTTAATAATGCTAATTCGAAagcatcatattttatatattaaaagatttacgcgtttaaaaaaatgttttcttttataagtttattagataaaaaaaacgctgtaacgtaaaaaaaaaatgtttctacgATGGCAAAGAAAAATTGGCGAAAGAATATCTCGTGAGGAAACGGAAAATTATTCAACCATCGCGTAGTTTGTCGCTTGACGCAGATGTAGGCTAGACTTTAGCGCGAACGGATATCCAAGAGAACGAGATCAAGGAGCATTTTCCTCGTAAAAAGACTGCTCGTGCGATCCGTTGTATCGTGACGGAGATGATCGTAGTAATAGTAGTAGCAATAGTAAAGTAGTAGAAGCCACAAAAAGACAAACGAGATGAACGGGAGGATGGTCGTAGCAAAAAGTCGAATGCTCACAGTCGATGGTAAAACGGCGGAAGGCCATTTCCTCGAACCTTTTCTTCGTTGAATGGCACGTTGCTTAACTACTTCTGCTCATGCACTATCGCACACTTTGATAAATGTATCGCGTTAATAGAAAATACGCATGACTACTagcgacaaatttttttttttttataaaaccaaGATATATCTGGGAAGATGTGGAaggataaatcaattaattggaaaaaaaattaatttctaaattcgataatataaataaaattctcgtcAATATCGTTCTAATAGTTTCATCGCGTATAATGCGCGCGTTTCTTAATTCGAGCGATTCAAATGTCAAATGACAAGATCGCAAAGATCGAATGTGGCGAAAAATTTAACGCACATACTTCGACACAGATATTTCGCCTTACGGTAGTTGATGTCGTCGATGACGATAGGCCGGACAGGACGTACGCGATTGCCTCAATGAATGGACTGGCAACATCTAAATAGTCCAGTTACAGCAGACTTTGTATCGCCGGCGCAGGAAGGAGCGGATATACTTTAGTTACGAGTCTGTGCGCAATCGTCTCGTTTATTTCATTAGCCGTGTCCCATAGCGCGACGCACGTTCAgacgttttattattacgcaACGGTACAATCACTGCGATCTTAATCGCcctactaataataattccgTTATCATTTTATCGAGACGCGTTTCTTCGCACCAATCAATcgtgataatatatttccgGGACACATATAGAGGTTTTTCGGCTGATTCAACGTATCTCTACTGAATTCGAgatttttcgagattttttcgcgcgattgaaaaaagaaattcacgATTTTCCGTAAAAACGAAAATTGCTTTCTTTATTCATGACGCGAGTATCTGTTTGTTTGCGCAGGACAGCGAGAAGGAATTACCAGAGTGCGCGGACCGGAGCGAGGTATGTAGCAAGGTGGATTTATATGGTGCACCGTGGGTCGAGAGACAATGTCGTTGCCCGAATGGCCGTGCCTGCCCCAGCAGTCTTCACGAGGACGACGGACATACGATCATCGATAAAACGCGCCGCTACAAGCTTTGTGAACCCGTGAAACGACTTCCTATCTGTCGTTACTTCAAGTTAGTTAGATCACGTCGTACATTCTCCTCGATCGTTACTCGCAATTATTCGACTATTACTTGATTGTatctgacatttttttttaattttatatatttttataaagaattgatatttttaatttaaaaatacttatacaTATGCAACTTGACGTTTCTTTTTCGTCACGAggagtaaatatatttttccggtCATTATACATGTTCATAATGGAAATatcccaatttttttttactgcagAGACATTACATGGACTCTAGCACCCGGAGGAGGTCCAGCAAACGCGACTGTACAACGAGTTCACTGTCGATGTCGGCCAGGTAGTGTGCCGTATCTAGTTCGCAGGCAACCTCATAGATCACCGGATGGAAATCAAGGCTTTATCTACGCCTTCGCTTGCTCTCCGCAAAGCGTAAGTCAATGATGCGAGATATCGCGGCAAAAATAGCAAGAAAAACATGTTTATTCGGAGAAAtgcaatttctaaaattttagttaaagtcgagagagaaaaagtgtgaaaattttcgagatatctacattaattaatataataatagcaaaattaatttgcttttaaaaaaagtgttttgtTTTGATTCAGAGATTACGATGCCAGCATAAAGAGCCCTGTCGTCTGTTCACCGTACGTAAGAGACGTAATTCGCAACTCGAGGAGGTGAACGCCTCGCCACTTTGCCAATGTCCCCGAGGACATCGATGCCCGCGACGACACACAGATCCTGGCTCCTCACCGGCGAGATCCTACGCCGGTGTCTTAGAAATCAAGACCTACAGCGGTTATTGCATACCAGCCCACAGCTTCGATAAAGTGACTTATGGTATCTAAAGGATCGTACAATCCATATACCTTCATTCAACAATATATCGGCGGTGACGATGATCCGGGATTTTTGCTACGCGCGAAACATATTACAGTATCGTAATTAAATTACGTTTTCGTAAAAAATGACATCATGATTGTATTAGTATTCTCTTAAAAGCGCattaatcaaacatatttAGCCAATTGTCGTATCAACGTAGCCCCActaatgtcaataataatctGAAAATCTTTGCGGCATCTGTTCCTCGCAAATAAAGCGCGCTTAATTCGTTCATCGACACGATAACGACGACaggaaattgatatatttatcaacTGATCAGGCATCATTGACCGTAAAACGCCGTGTAGCATTTCTAATGGCGCGTTGgcgaaaaatgttaaatgtaaaaatatgtacaaaagtaTATAGAGATAAGAAAATTGCGCATGCCACCtatacaattttgtataatataatgtttggaTCCTTCCTCGCTTTGTATTCCCATTAATAACTTGATCATATTATTGTACATCTCTTGTAGCAACGATGAGTCATTCCATTCTAGTGCTATCTATTCACTTTAAATATCCCTTTGCAGAATACTATAAACGTCgcagttaaatattattttaatcgatataacTTGTATATATCTGGTCTCCGATCTTCTCGAAATGTCACTcgagaattatatttgtacatgatagagagagcgagagagagagagagagagagagagagagagagagagaaaagagattgTAAGACGATTCGGAACTCTCTCaatgttatatttgttattttactttaacttaataaaaaatatgacaatattGTGCTTTATTTTCTTCAGCTTTCCTTTGccaaaatatctttctatttcatatatttcatgttAAACAAACGaagatttaaagatataaataattttgtaataaaacttataaatctTTGGaaagtttgcaaaatatattatcatatgtatatattatataataaagagaatcGAATGATTTATCGATCTTTGATCGTAGAATTTCCCATCTGCGCCGCAAGTCGATAAAGAGGATTGTGACAATGCTTTCaacgataaataattgtatatattttgataaaacatttattagaaacaaataaatatttcgatataaaacaCAACCGAGTTGTTTAGACAGTTCTATCTtgataaagtttgtttaacTTTTTACTTCGATCAATTactatgtatgtgtgtatattctcacatatacataaaatataataaacaaaaaatataataaaatataataataacgtcACTATATCTggaattattctaatttttcctGATttctattatgtaaaattatgtgtCATAATAAGTGGTACTAATTAAACTATATCAgaatttttgtcatattattatctctctttaatcATGTATATTTCTCCGGAGAAATattacttgaaaatattattataacgcgccattaaatatataaatttaaatatcggcTGCTTTCCAAAAAAAAGCCGGCCTCCCCTCtcgaaatattacaaattgctCTCTCGTTCTCCATCGAGTTATCTTTGGATAACTTGACATAATCAGAACGCGAATGAAGCAACGAGTTATCTGTGAGAACGTTACGGTCCATCACCCGCGACTGCTCGCGGATGCTCTATTCGCACGTTACCATCTGCACGACACCGTTACCGCCGCATTGCGCTTCACTGCTTTGAATCATTGAATCGTCTTCTTTTGTCCTTACACAAACGTACTTCTGaaattcatttacatttttagacGATCGGTCAAAATCACTCGATATTAGCAATACGTGTTTAAGTCAAACGGCATTATTATCGCAGCACTCTTTCTTTAAACATCCGtaatagcaataattttttttttattatctgagAATTTAACttgaattgaatatattatcagagtaataaaattggaaacaagttttattaaaaattacaattttcaaactagttattattttttattataaatagcaccgcgcgcgaataaatttcgtattttttcgtatttccaataataaatttaaagaaagaagcAGTCAAGTCCgaagagattaatttaatatgaaattaaagcCAACAAAAATCAAGAGCATATTCGAAGAGTACCGTCCATTCaagtatttttcaatgattaaTTGCTGTGAAAATAATCGATCGCATCTTCGCATAAATTTCCAACGAGTTATTCGATATAACGATCCGAGCGTTTGTTTATTACACAGCGATTATTTACACGAGGAGCGATTATATATTACCCGTGATAATTGCCGTAAAATTTGCGCGTTTAATTGCGCCATCATATACGGAGAATTATTGTTGAGACTTGTATCAATTTTAGAAAGCGAATCCTCTCatgaatataaagagaatttttcctCAAGTGAAAACTTATTCGGACATCGCGTGTTTTCACAACTCTCGCATTAGGGATAataaaggaaattttattagtCAAACTTCTCTGTGCAGAATCTTACGTCTCCTCGTGTAAATGCTCGTTCGAAAAACACGTCGTCGTCGCAATGATTGTTCGTCGACACACTTTTTAGAATTCTTTACATTATTTGTTCCTCTTTTCAAAGGCCGCGCGTAAAAAAGTTACAAGCGTAAAGAGCAGATGAGTTTTTCCGATTGTCAGTGGTCAGCTGGGTGCCATGTTCTCAATAGAATACAATCGATATCGGTATCGATGCCGAGTATCTGATTTCTTGCCTTTCTCATTGTTTATTGCTTCACGAGGAACAACGCGTACCGAACTGTAGCCGAATAGTTCTCTCACGTTGCATCGCGGACAATGATTAGCGTTCATGTCAAATCGATCTCATGTCTAATATAGATAGCCACAGACTTTCACCGAGATGCATCGAGCAGAATACGCATTCGATCTTTGGAGAAAGGCCGTGTACTCAATGTGTTACTCGACCGTGTCTACGATGAAAAAATCGCGATAAAGCGAGAGCCCATCGACAAGACGGGAAGTAATAATCGTGAGATTTGCTCTCTCGCGTATAATTCATAAAGAGAATTATCTCTCGTTGTAAGCATTAGATTTACAAGAATGAACATGGTTCGACAGGCCGACAGATTGTTAGATAGTTTTTCTagaataagttttttaaaataactcgtaattcttgtttattttctaatgtaaaaagtcaattgaaataattgtaatatctaTTTCAGTTTGTGATATTTTGTTGCTGTTTTTCTTGTTGATTTATCAAATCAAAACATAATTTGtctatttatcttttctcCTCTTATGCTGCTGtcgatataattgttaatttatagatGTAAAAATCCATTTATCAAcaattctcaaatataattctttcaagTAGAAAGtaatcagaaaattataacaatgctcagaaatttctctttattggAAAGGTGAAGAGACAAGCTCGAATTTAGTTATCTCACCATATTAATCtagattttttcaaatcaaataGGCGGAATAATTGACAggtctttaaaaataatttttatctagatATTAATCTTTCCAATTAGCAGAAACAAAAAAGACAAACTTCTCtccgataatttattaaaatcaaatctaTCATAAGATGTCTTCGCGGTTGATTAAAGGCTTTTGGCGAAATCAATTGGCCCCAGTCACGAAACTCGTTTGCTCGTCTTTCACATTGCGCCAAAAGAACGAAAAGCACAAGTAAATCTCAGACGTGCGCGAATCCTATGTACGTGGGAAGTGAGCAAGACGCAAAGCGGAGGAAGAAGTGGAAGGTGGATTGGTGGAGATGCACAGCTTAGGATTCCCGAGTATACCCGAGCAGTTTCTGGTTGGTTGGTAAGTGGGACTAGCGGGGACTCATAGGCACGGAGCGTCCTACGTGAGGCCGCAGTCGGGCGCAAACCCCGAAACAATCTTACATCTCGCGAGTTTCCTTCATCATCACATCTATCGCAGCCTCTGCGCAGAAACTCACGGTAGTAGTAGCCAGGCACAACCCACCTCGAAATAACGAGGGACGCGGAAGAGGGTGAACACACGGGTGCTCATCGAGACACTAGAACTGTCATCGCGATCTTGGGTATCGGTTCGTTCCAGAATATCCCGCGCATTCGATTGTTGTAGTGCGAACAAGCTGCAGAATTTCTCAAGAGGCAATCGATCGAAAGACAGCAGGTATTCGATCGACCGCAGACGTTGGATGTTGTAAAACCGATTGGTCTCTACCGGCTTGCCAGCGAGTGGAGTACAACTTCCTTCTTTTCTATCAGGGATCGCGGTCGAGGTCGTTACCGAGGTCGCAGTCGAGGCGAAGCGAGGACGAAAGTCAAGGTCGAGGGTCAGTCTGTCTACTTACGCGCTGCTCGAGGTACGaactcatatttttaatttaaatattaatgaactCACATGCACGAACAAGACAACGACTTGTTATACTTGATATTGTTCGAGAATTGACATTCActcatgattttaaaaatacatataatacaattattcatatacctgtattaatttgtaatattctttttattttctctatagtTTCTATAAaagtcaatatattataaaatttatcattttatattagtattatataatgtttgttAGTACAATTTATTGCGctccgataataaaataattattattgtttctttttttattttttttatagttgaaAAGATGGTTGCACGACGCTAAGTATTTtcgatgtaaaattattataataaatgatatttcctGTCATATCAATGCGATAAATTCGcgcaacattataaaattacgaattaatttaattaaaaaagaatagaaaaaaatatatttgtcctTTTCTATTTGCTCTATTTGCGAATGATATTTATTCGACATCAATAATTCCGTCACGCGAActagatagatatttttttagaggaAGCAACATTCTCTCTCCGATCGCCTCTTCGCTCTTCGTACTTCCGTTATAATCTACGGAACATGTCCAACAACCGGCACTACCGATGCGAATCGGGGCAGTGGATGTATTCTTCATTGAATGTCTTATCTCAAATAGCAAAATGTCTCGAAGAGCCTTCTCTCATCGAGCGAATATTGTTCCTTGTTCTTTAAAACGAGCGGATGATACGTTATTGCCACCGAGTCATTTGCGAAACAAAGTATTTACCTCTCGAGAAAGGAATCTCATTTTACTTTTACACTAGCGATAGACGTTGATTTCTCGGCTTACTCTTTCAACTTTATACGTCTAAGAATAAATCAATACATCTAATTGCGAGTATAAGCCGgtttttcgaattatttcgAAGAAAGCGGAACATATGTTTCTTTCATATCACAATCATTCGCGATCTCACTGTGGCGAATGATGTAACTACCATACAATGAACCACAAGGGAAAGGACTATATAACATGTTAAGctaatttaatcaaagatCCGTTAGACAGTTACGTCGTTGTCGGTGGCGAGTTGCCGCGGATCTATTTTCCTTTGTTTCCCGGTTGCGTCTACTTGAATTGGACATAAAACGCGAACGCGAACGCGAatgcaaaaagattttacGAGATTCCCTCGGACTTATATTCAGCGCTAATCGCGCACTTTCCGCCGGCTTTCCTTTCAGTCTCATTAATCCGATAAATTGTTGAAACAAACGCACGTATATATCGGTCCGTAAACGTTCCCTTTACTCTCACAAGAGTAATTAATGCTCATTATTCGGTTAAGCGGTGAAATTATTCATCACTTGTTCAATGTCACGTATCAAATCGccaattagataaaaatgagtttttcttttttaagtacgtaaaaatataaacatattaatattgtacaattttaacGGTTGcttattttcgaataattttctctctcgcgactTGTACTATTGTGACACATGGAAACATACGGCCGTAGATTCACCGTCTCT from Cataglyphis hispanica isolate Lineage 1 chromosome 16, ULB_Chis1_1.0, whole genome shotgun sequence includes these protein-coding regions:
- the LOC126855375 gene encoding protein giant-lens, yielding MTGKAIGHLLYILLAIISVVRRSQCEFLERIEHDDYLNEYLLFDESKYLAELQEFDDTMLEIDLINRNRRHRLTHEEPRVLYQVGDSEKELPECADRSEVCSKVDLYGAPWVERQCRCPNGRACPSSLHEDDGHTIIDKTRRYKLCEPVKRLPICRYFKDITWTLAPGGGPANATVQRVHCRCRPGSVPYLVRRQPHRSPDGNQGFIYAFACSPQSRLRCQHKEPCRLFTVRKRRNSQLEEVNASPLCQCPRGHRCPRRHTDPGSSPARSYAGVLEIKTYSGYCIPAHSFDKVTYGI